A segment of the Symmachiella macrocystis genome:
TACATCACATACTTTTTCTCTGTCGTCGACCAGAACGAGATGTTCTGCGTGTCGAACGCTCCTTTGTCAAACACCGGCCCGGGGGCCAGGGGGGTCCAGTGAATTCCATCAGGAGACTGATAGACCCAAATGCCCTTATGGTTTTCAAACCCGGCTCCGATTGCCTTGTACCGTCCCTCCGGTTTCGCAGCGGGATTTGAATCGATAAAAGGTGAGAAATCGTGGCAGCGACCACCGTCACCCAGCTTGTCCAAAATAATATTGTTGTCCTTCGAACCTTGGAACTCACACAGACCAAGATTGGGCCGGTCCCATTGAATCCCATCATGACTCTCAAAGTATCCTATGGTTAGCGGTCCGCCCGGCTCGATGCCTGTGGGAATCTGCCAAGCGTGGTAGTACATGCGATAGACCGCTTCTTGGGAATCGTGCAAGACCGTGTAGTAACCGCAACCGTTGCCCTCCCAGGGCTTATCGCAATTCACCGCAATCTCCTCGCGGATCGGCTGGTGAACCAACAGTTGGACATTCTTCATCCCGCCCACAAGATGGTCGTCAATGAACAGTTCGCGGCGGTTGCCGAGATCGATGACTTCGTTCGATTGCGCAAATAGGCAGCGGCTGGTGAAGCTGCTGAAGAAGCACAACAGCACCAAGAAATAGGTCTTAATATGCATGGTCACGGGTCGCCTAAACTTAGAGATCAATTGCTGAATCACAAACACGCACCTGGGGAGAGTCACGTCAATACCAGGATAATCAGATGAGTTTTCTCATGACACTCAAAACCTGATGGCTCGGCAGTTTTGATTCCAATCCGGGGGCACGGTGGTCATACCCACGCACTCAATAATCCTGAGAAGCCGGTACCTGCATGCAGCCTCACTGCTTGCAGCGTTGATTGATAAACACAAAACTCCCGAGTTTCGATGCGGTGAGAATGTCATTCACACCGTCGCCGTTGACATCGGCAATCGTGACTTGAACACCCACTCCGGAGTGATCGTCGATCAGGTGAGGGACAAAACGCGCCGCGCCATCCTGGTGGGTCAACTCAAACCAATACAACACCGGTGCCGCGCTCGGCTCGATATCACCTTTCGGGCCGTGCGCCCACATCCGTTTGCCGATGACTAAGTCTTTGAGCCCGTCGCCATTGATGTCGCCCAGGTCAAGAGCATGCGGTTGCGTAAAAGCCACCCCGTATTTCTCAATTTCTTCGCGTGTCCCCATGAGCTGATGCCTGCGGAATGCGATTTCGTCTCCCTCGCGGTATTGCTCAAACCAGGCCAAACCCCAACCATGCGCGTTGAGGCTAGAAACCACATCGTTGTCGCCATCCCCATCGATGTCGTAGACAAACATCTGCGCCCCGCCGCGATCGTCAGAAAAACGATGGGCATGCCAGGTCCACGGGGTATTGGGCTTTGAGGGTTGAATGAACCATCCGTCGTTGAGGACGAGATCAAGGCGTCCGTCGCCATCAATATCCCCAACGCCGGTACCGTGGTAGAACTCTTTCCAGTCCCCGGGTTCCGACAGCGGCTTGAACTGCCAGGGTTCCGTCGGGGCCTCCCTGTTCGGTTCGATCCACCCCCAGCGTCCTTCCCAATGGCAAACCAATTGCGGACGGCCGTCTCCATCGAGATCAACGAGTGTGGGCGACTCACCATACACACGCTCAAATACAAAGTGTTTCAGCCATACGCTGTCTTGGTCACCGGGGTTCTCGTACCAATAGGCGGGATGTAGGTGGACTCGTCCCAAGACGAGAATGTCGGGCCACCCATCGCCATTAAAGTCGTGCACGAAAGAGAACATGCTGTTCGAGGGACTCTTTTCAGGCTCGAGCGGATCGGCGATGTAGAATTCGTGAGCCGCGGTAAACTTCGGCCCTGCATACCAATACGGCCCCGCCACGATGTCCGCGTGCCCATCGCGGTTAATATCGCCAGTTGCAATACCATCGCAGTAGTACCGCGGAGTGAGCTGAATTTTTTTGAAATTATTCGACTGAGGCTGTTTCTCTGCAGCTTCCGTACGAGAGTTCCCCAGAAGAAGATGGACGCACAATGCAACGGCCAGGAATCGCAGTGGAAGCGTCAGCATTGATGATTTCCTCGATTTCAGTGCTCAGGTGTTGGACGTTTAAAATCACGAGAACCTGTTTTGTACCTCGGTTGATCTCATTCCACAAACTTGCAGATCCGTGTCAGCGGACGCATCAAAGGGTTTTGAACGAAGGCTCCCTTCGGTAAAGCAGGTCAATTGCTGTTTCATTGTGCAAACAGCGATTCTTTGGCCGCTTCCGATATCGCCATCACAGCGGGGTGGCGAATGCGACGTTCGACCGTAATTGCATAGAATCGTTCGATGGCATTAGGGATTTCAAGAAGCAAACTCAGGCCGAACTGCCTTTCGATCTCCGCGCGAATCGCGAGGGGACCAGGCACGAAGCCGATGCCTGCCTCCGCAAACACTTTCAGCAAGGCCGTGTCGTCAAACTCACCAACAATCTGTGGAGAAATGTTGGCCTCGATAAGCCATTCTTCAATGGATCGTCGCATGGCCGTGTTTTCCGCTGGTAGGAGAAACGGAGCGGAACTCAGTGATTCTGGAAGCCCATGCTCATATTGGCGGCACAACTGAGCGGTACCGAACAATCCCACGCCACATTCACCCAATGCATGATTGAAGGCGCGGATGCGAACCATGGAGCCGGCTGGCGAGTCTGAGAAAACAACATCCAGTTCGTGCGTTGCTAGTTGAGATAACAACTGTTCCATTGGCCCTTCCCGACAAACAATCTGTACTTTCTCTTCAAGATGCAGTGCCGGCTCAAGCAGTCGGAACGCAATGAGTTTGGGTAAAACATCTGCTATGCCTACCATGAACATGATAGGTCGCCCGGTTGCATGCCCTTTGATCGCGTCACCAAGTTCCTGTCCAATGGCAAACATTTCATCTGCATAACGATAAACCATTTGGCCAACGTCAGTGAGTACCAAATCGCGACCGACGCGTTCGTAGAGTTTCTCGCCGAGCGCGCTCTCGAGTTTCTTCAGCTGGCCGCTAATCGTTGGCTGGGCTAAGTGCAGTTTTTCACAGGCACGTGTGATACTACCTTCTTTCGCAACCATCCAGAAGTAGAGTAAATGGTGGTAGTTTAACCAGTCCGCATTCATGTTGGTATGATTTCATCGCAGAGACTTAGCGAAGCCTGTTGAGGACGACCGAATCGACACCTGATAATATCCAGATACATCACTTCAGGATAGTCAATTCAGGATGCAAGGTGATCCCAGAGCGCGTCCGGCTGGTTCAGCTCGCTGCCTGAAAGCGTCCTAGGGCTTGCTTTCGGCAGGCATCGGCCAGTCAAATGCGAGTGCGGCGGTGTAGTTCGCCAAAGCTGCGAAATACTCCAGCAATGCTTCAACCTCGCCATCCGCAGCCTCGATGGCGGATTGCTCGCGAATGAAAACATCCAACAAACCGGACTGCCCCAGTTCAAAGCGACGACGTTCCACATCAGCCATGTATTCCGCAAGGCGTTTTGCTTCGCGTGCCTTGCCCAGACGATCATACGCGGCGGTCAAACCGGCAAAAGCAGCTTGGACTTCGGCAACGATTTTGTCTTGTGTAAAGCGACGCTTCACGGCAACTTGTGAAAGTTTTGCCTCAGCAGCGTGAGATTTTCCCCTTGCTTTGCGGCGTTGCAACGGCACGTCGATAAACAGGCTTGCTTCCAGTTCGTATCGAGATTTATCGCGTTTGCTGCTTGTCGGTTCCCCCACATCCTGTGAGTTCCAGACCTGCGCATCGACAGTCGGCAAATATTCGTTGTTGGCTTCCGCCAAGTCGACGTTGATTTGCCGATAAAGGGCATCCAGAGCAGCCAATTCAGGGCGTTGTGACAAGGCAACTTGAATGTCAGATTCGATTTGGGACGCGAGGAACTCAGTAGGTTCCGGAAAATCACGGAGCTGCGAGGGCTCAGGAATGATGGGAGAACCATCAGCGGATCGGTAGAACAGAGACAGCTTGACCGCAGATTGTTGCAGTTTCCGTCCACGGTCAATCAACTTTGATTCTCGTAACGCGATGGACCGCAGATTGTCCTGCAATGCCGGCGGGTCGAGATCCCCTTCTTCGACGCGCCGTTGGAGACGCGAATTGCGTTCTTCCGAAAGTTCCAAAGCTTGCTGCCAGATTCTGTATTGCTGTCCTGTCGCGATCCAAGTCCAGTACGCAATGCTGGCCTCTCGGACAAATAAAATCAGCTGAGCGCGAACCTCCGGACGGACGCGTTGTTGTTCATACGTCGCACGCCACAGTGCGGCACGGCGCTCATCGATCTCGCGATTCTTCAGAAGGGGGACGCGAAACCCAGCCTTGAATTCGCCTCCTTCATTTGTCTGCCGTTCGAGATACCACGGTTGAAAATTGCCGCGTCCGATTCGATAGCCGCTAAAGAATTCACCCCCATTGTAGATTGGCTGGACGAACCCGATATCCTGACGGTAGGTTTCGTAGAAACCGAGTGCGCCATTTTGGCTCGCACTTTTGAACTTGGTATCGAATGCGCCCCAAGTCGCCAGTTGTTTTCCGTCTGCAATCGAGTTTTCCAGCAATGCGGCTGCCAGCAGCGGATAAGACTCATGAACCGAATTGACGACTTGGTCGATAACAACCGCGGACGCATTGCCGCTTGCGAGATCAAGGGGAATGGGCTGGAGATAATCTTCAATTGCCCGTTCTTCAGGTTCAGCGGCCGAATCTTCGTCTGTTAAGAATTCTGCTGCCTCAGGCAGATCCTCTAAATCCGTCGTTGCTTCATCTTCATTCGAAACGAGTTGGAGTGGATCGCTAAGCTTTGTCTCAATTTGGTCGTTGGACTCCGCTTCGGATTGCTTGACGGTGATCGTGGAGGTTTGGGCCGCATTGCCTGCCAATCGCTTTAAATCGACCGGGGGTTGATTCGTTGTAACCGAACATCCCATTACGGCGATGACGCTGCCGGCAATTAGAGATGCGCGAAGTCCCGCTATTGGCATGTTCATACAACAGTGCATTTGATACGAGTTTCTCTGCGCGTAGATTCACAGACCTCTCCCACAGCTTTCCTAATCGGTATTATCGGCACGGTTTGGTGAGGCGATTGAGTTTGATTTCTATCCTAAATCATGCTCAGGATCGAATACTGTTCTCTCAGACCCAGTCATTCCTCACCTCGCCCAGACCGTTATTCGAATTCCACTGTTTCTTGGGGATTTGAGTCGTCACCACGGTGACTCAGTGGGACTTTTCGACTTCTTTTCGATTTGTTGCGTCCCACAACGCGTTGCAGGCTACGTCGCACCCGGTCCACTGCCAACGAAATTGCCCCGTACGCGTTTTCGTGATTGGCAGAAGCGATGATGTCGGGCTTTCCATTCACAGCCACAGCCACCCGGCAGCGTTGGTCGATGCCCCCTTTGGGGCCATTCACATCGACAATGCGGATGTCGACACCCTTGACGAAGTCTTCAAAAGGCCCGATTGCTGAGTCGATTTTCTGTTGGACATAATCTTGGACTTTTACTTTCAACGGCAATCCATCTGATGTAAAATTTATGCTCATCTCTGACTCCCTGGTTTGAGGATCGATGAAAAATCATAGCAACTCAATTGGGATCAATGGGGATTCTAAACCGCAGTAACATTTGGCAAATCGCACCGAACGACACTGAGAACAGTTCCCTAAATTGACCGTTGAATGTGACGTAGCTCAAGATTTGGGCAAAGGAGGCTTTTTATCTTTCTTCTTAGGCTCCTCAATAGAAACCACCGGTGGGAAGCCATTCATATTCCGCCAAATTTCGTACCACAGCGGCACTTGATTCAACAGCACCCAACCGTTGGCTCGCACGCCTTGACGCAGATAACGATCACCAGGCCAAGGCCGATCGGTTTGATCAGGACGAACCAAGATGCGAAACCGCCCCTTGCCGTCGTCCGTGGCGTCGACGGAAACGACTTCACCGCCAAATGTTCCAACAGCAACCGACGGCCAGCCCGCAAACTGCACAGCCGGCCAACCTTCAAATTGCAATCGAACATGTCGGCCAGGTTCCACTAAGGGCGTGTCGTTGCCGTCGAGCCAAATTTGCACAGCGCGATCCGCTGTCTCAGGGACGATGCGACAAATCGGATCCCCCGCCTTAAGGACCTGACTTCCTTGATTGGGAGTAATTTGTGTGACAAACCCGTCAAACGGCGCCATCACAGATTGGCTTCTCTGACGTGCGACTTTCGTTTCTGTCTCAAGCAGATCTTTTTGAGCCTTGTTCAGACTCGATTGGGCTTTGGCCACATCGCTTTCCGCTTTAGCCACGTCGCCAGTCGCCTTACGAAGGGTCGCATTTGCGTAATCAATGTCAGCCTGTGCCTTCTGTTCTTTCGCCTTCCGCTCACTTCGTTTCTGGGCAAGTTCGTTCCTAGCGGAATTGATGTATTGTTCCGTCTTGGCAACTTTGGCTTGAGTCTCTTTCAGCTTACGATCAGCCTCTTGATACTTAAGTTCTGACACTATGTTTTCTTCATACAACGTCTTTTGTCGTTTGAAGTTTAACTCAAGTTGCGATTGCGCCGCTTTATGTTCCTCAAGTTGTTGAAGCTCAGCGTCGACCTTGTTTTCCGCCGACTTCACCGCTGCGTCTGCAGCCGCCACGACTTGAGCCTTCACTTGTTCATAGGTTTTGACCTGAGACTCATACGATTTGACGATCGTGTGTGCTGCTTGCAGGTTGTTGCGGCTAGCCTGCAACATTTGTGCCTCTGCTTTGACCTGATTTTGGGAGGCCGCCAATTGATCCTCAAGCCGAGCTAGGTAGGAGGGATCAATGTCAGTAATTTCGGCGATGAGTTGCCCTTTTTTGACGAAGGCATTCTCAAAAACCCCTTCGCCCAGACGAGCAATTCGCCCCTTAATAGGAGCTTCCAGTGTTTGTTGTCGCTCGTCCGTCGCATAAGCAATCACACCACCGGTGCCCTTCACGGACTGCTGCCATGGCGCGAACGCAATGAGGATGAATCCCATGACCATGAAAACCAACAGGAATTTCCCCAACCGACGGGCCAATCGCGAAGAGCGCGCAAGCCGCAATGACGGCATAGCCGTTTCGCTGTAGGCTGCTGGCGCAAGCATTCGGCGTGATTGCTTCGGTTTTGTATCAGGCGTAACTGTCGTGACGGGCATTCAAAGGTCCAATTCAAGATTTAATCGGCGATGACTGTGACTTCAGATCGATGCGATTCATGCAACGCCGCGCGAGCGACTCACGCCCTGTGGCAATAATGATGGTCCAGGGCTGCTCCGGGGCTAACAGGAAATCCAAAACCAACTCAAGCTCTTCATCAGGAAGCGCGTCCAATACGCCGTCAATCAACAAGAGTCCCGGGCGCCCCACAACCGCCCGTGCGATTGTCAACCGGCGGCATTGATTTTCAGTCAGCGGAGAGCCACTGCTGCTCATTGCGGTTTCTCGGCTTTCGTCAAGCTCTAGGATTGGCTCAAGCAGGCCGAGGTGTTGGAGTGTCTCACGGACATCGTTCGATGAAACATCTTCACGATGGAGATGCACGTTTTCATCGATTGTGGCATGGAAAACCTCGTTATTGCGAACGATCGCCACTCGTTCTCTAAAGACATCGGGACGCAGGTCACTGGGATCGAATCCATCCAGCGTTAAGTGCCCCGCCGTGGGAGACCTTAGCCCACCGATCAGGTCGACCAGCGTACTCTTTCCGCTATTTGAAGGACCAAAGATTCCCAGACTTGTTGCCGGGGGAATTTTAAAAGAGACAGAATCAACGACTGCAGGTCGACCCGGCCACGCATACGAAACGGCATTCAGATGGACGTCGATCGGCCCCTGTTGTCCAACACCCAACATACCACTTTGACGTTCGATCGGCAGATCAAACAGCACGCCCAACTTGTCGACCGAGGCCAACAGGTCATAAAAACTCTCCATGTGTTTGCCTAGTTTTGCAAATGCTCCCACAATCATCGTGACAATCAGTTCCGCCGCCACAAGTTGCCCCAGCGTCAGCTCGTTGTTGATTACCAGCCAACCCCCGATTCCGAGCAACACCGTGCTGGCGACGGCCTGCAGGCCCAAGGCAAACAAAATCTGCCGCATCAAAATACGAAAGTGAGATTTCCTGGCTGACAGATATTCGTGAATGAATCGATCGGCCCGCTCCAATGCAAACTCAGTCCCTCCGTCGTTGCGGAAGGTGCTCGGACAGCGCGCGATGTCTTCCAACCAAGCAGCCATATAGTATTTGTGTTTCGACTCCTTCACAGAACTAGCAACCGCACCACGACCGAGCACGAGAATAATGAAAGCAATGGAAGCCAGAAGCACAATGTCAAAACCGAGCAACCATGGATGATAAAAAGCCAGGACGGCCATGCCGATGACCGCCGTCAATATTAATCCCAGGCCGTCTAGCAGCAGTTGAGCCGCCACCTTTTGAACCGTAACGATGTCAAAAAAACGATTGACCAGTTCCGGGATATAATGTCCATCCGTCGCTTCCGCTTCGACACGCGGCAGACGATACGCCAAGTCCGCTGCCACCCGTGCAAACAATCGTCTTTGAATGATCTCGACGACGTATGTCTGCAGAGCGCGCACCGCCGCCAGGAATCCAAGAAAGGTAAACAGGATCAAAGCCAAAACGACCACAGGCTGCAGAAACCGGCCGAAGGCAACCGTATTCACCAGGGCTTCAATCGCAATGGGTGTCGCCAGCATGAGCAAGCCGACCACAAAAGCGAACACCAACACAATCCAAAGGTCGGACCACTCCGGCAACATCAAATGTCGCAGCCGATCCAGCGGTGCAATGTGTGCCCCCCCGTTGGGATGTTCGCCGGTTTGCGGTTCCAAGACGATGCATCGTATTTTCCCATCCTTGGCAAGTGATGTCAGAGAGCGTTTCAGCGATCGCACAGAGATGCGTTTTTCTTGCACGGTCTGCGCAGCGGAAGCCATCTGAATGCGCCGTCGGCTCTTCCCCAGCACCGCCAACCATTCCGACTTCGGCTCATCACGGTATGTGACCAGCCGCGCACCATCCTCAACCAGCGACAGCGCTTCCTCAACCGTACAATCAAGCGTTCGAGCCCGAAGGCCCAGGCTTTTGGCAGCTTCGTTGAACCACTTCCACCACAAACGATGTACGTCACCCGGCCAAGCACGCATCACTTCGCTCAACACGCGTCGCGCAGCATTCCGTTCGTGAACTGGGTTGCTGTGTGTAAACTGCTCAAGGATCCAGGCTCCCCCTGCAATCTTCTCTGCCCGCTCATCACCGCTCATCATCGCGCCTCGTACCGATTAAATTGTGCCAGAACACCCAGAGAAAGCTGGAGAATGAATTTCCTGGAAACATAAAAAAGTCGCTGACGCGTCATCCGGCGTGCGTGTGCGCACAGAATTATGACGCGCGGTTGGCTCAACAGCGCAATCTCGTCTCAAACGACACAGGCTGCCTCCGAGAGATCCCGATTGACCGGCACGTCTAATCACAATGATTTCGCTCACTGCCGCTCTGAGAAAACAATGTCACTCTGTCTATTTGGTTCCGATACCGTCCTCCTCCAAGACAGCTGGGGCGGCTTGGACGGGATTTTAGTACTATTAACTTATAGGCAGGAACATGGGATTCGTCAAATAGATAGTTTGAGCACAACGCATCGAATAAACCGATGCATTCACACGATGCGCATCCCCCGTAAACCGTTATGAGATAAAAGCTAACGGCAAGCCCGCAATGGGAGGCCGTATCTCCCTGAATCTAAGATGACCCAGAAACCTGCATTGACTGCGTTTCACTCGACAGCTCACCAGGACACAAGCAATGCCAAGGAGCTGGAGCAGACCCATCTCAGAAAACCAGCCCCCCCAACAATTCAATCCTCTTGAAAGCAAGCTCACAAGTCGCCCCCATTCCAGCTTCCACTCAACCGGGATCGTGCAGTTGTGGGCTGGCGGCAGTCACGGATCGGATTCAATTTGTGGATGCTGTGCGACATCGACGCTCGATTCATCCGCCGACTCTTGCAGCACTCCGATGACGTACGGAAGGGTTATGGTATCGGCGACGAACGACAGCACCGGGTCGACCACAGCAAAGTAACCGAGCGCCGTCATACCGCCGGCAACGCTGATTGGATCCTCCAAAATTTGGGTAGACAGGCGGTCAGAATTGTCTTGGGCATCACCGTCCGTTTCGGAATCGTTGAAGCCTGCGTAGACCCAATCAAAGTCATTCCGCACGCCACCATAAACACGAACTGGCTTAAATCCAGGTGGGGAAAGGAATGCGTACTGCTGCCCCTCAAGGTTGGCCATTGTGCCACACCCCGCAACACTCAACGTCAGGATGACCGCTAGTAGGATGCGCATGGGGGTTTCGCGAGAGATGAGAAGGAGAGAAGCGGAGTTTACAGCGTGAAGCCAAATACGGGAATATGAACCTCGCTCAGAACCTCAACCTTTTCACCATCAACCACTTGCGCTGGGTGGAGCGACCGCGAAGCGACCCGGTGCCGTAGGCACAAGTCGCCGCGCCGCCATCGCACCGTGAACAATCCCACGCGCTCGGCACAAACGTCTTGTCGCTACGCGACCCGGGTCTTCATCATCTCGAATTCATTCGCGATTAGTTTCCCTTGAGCTTCGCAATGAAAAACTGCTCAACCGAGCGATACGGCGACTTTGATCCGGGATAGTCCAAATTGGCTTCGACGCCGAGTTCGTCCATATTCTTCTTTAGTTCCAAACCGAACACGACATGATGGCCCTGGAAACTGATTGCGGCACGCGGGTTGCCTGGCGTGGGGACCGGCACCGGGGCATTCGGAGTCATCGCATAATGCATGTAGATGGGCGGATCGTCTTTCGTGATCAGCGAGAGCGCCGAAACGTCGACCATTCGCTTGAGAAACTCTTCGCGGGTCTCGACGCCGAACATGGCGTGGAAATCACGATGCGGTTTGTCGTACTCCGGAATGTGATCGACCCACCATTGGTAGTCCCGGCTGGTTTGCCCATCCCGCGTCGCCACGCACGTCAACCGGGTAGATTGCCGCTCCACGGGATCGTCGCTGTGCGGGTCGGCCATCTCTTCATGAAAGGCTAGATACATGGCGATTTGAGCCCCGGCGGAACCACCCCAAGCGGAGACTCGTGAAGCGTCGATGCTCCAGTCCGCCGCTTTTGTGCGCAGAAACTGAACCGCCCGCCGGCTATCGTGAAACGCGGCCGGCAGCGGTTTGTGCTGGATCAGCCGATAGTTCGCCGCCGCCACAGAAATCTTCGCATCCAGCAACGCTCTGACCGTCACCGGCCATTTCTTGACAATTTTGCTTTTGTCGAAGACACCGAATCCGCCGCCATGAAAGTAAATCGCCAACGGCGTCGGCGCGTCCGATTTCGCCTGCCAGAAGTCGAACACGTTGCGTTTGTGCGGACCGTAGGAAACGTTCGTCAATGTGGGCGGCGGCATTTCGTCGTCGGCGAAACACGACCCGTTAAGCAAGACCACGAAGGTAGCCAAGCTGGCAGCGGCAATTTTGAAGTAGCCATTGGAGGCTGATTTGTTGCGAGGAAAGTTCGGCATTTCGGCATTCCAATGAACGGGCTCTCACGATTTTCGCAACGTGTCTCAGTACTCAACCCGGCCGTACCGACCGGGCTGCCCTGCACGGTTTTCAATGTAAATGTGCTACCACAAATCACGCAAGTCAATGACACCATGTGGGGATGCGTATGCCTAATGATTGATCCATATACCAAAAGGAATTGCGGCTACATCAAACAGAACGATCATGGTTACTAAAGCGACAGAAAGTTTGTTCAGTTTCGATCGTCGAAGGTAAAGAACCAGTTTATAAAGGCAGACCGCGACGCCGCTACCTAGGACAGTGCCGCCGACTATTTCGAATATCGGCTGTTTGACACCATAAAATGCTTCAGCTCCGGCGCTAAATAGAAAGCCGAACATTAAAACTAAGAAGGCGACGCTGACGGTAAGAACGTCCTTCAAAGGATCAGTCGAAGTGGGTGTTAGTTTCATGGCGAATCACATGCCGATCGTCTGGCCGCGAACCGGCCTAGTGCGGCAGGCACAAGAAGCTGTGCGATCCGCGTTCCTGAACCAAGCAAACACACATGGCAAAAACATCTTGTCGCTGCGCGCCCCAGCCGGGGGCAAGGGACGGTGGTGGGTGTTTCATGTGTCGATCATCGCATAATCCGTACGGGGAGCCCACGCCCCCTTACCCAAGAACTGCGCGACGCGATCGCACAGTGAAACGCCGCATGTCTCAACCAATGCTGCATGGCTGGCATCGGAATAGTTGGCCGAATTCAAAAAACGCGAAATCTGTTCCGGGTAGTCGGACATCAGGTTACGAAAAAGTATCTGCGCAAGATGATAGCTTAGCTCCTGGCCCTCGTCGGGCGAATGGAACGACTCGCCCGACCAAAACGCATCCATCGTCTCCGCGTTCCAGTAGTCGCGATGCATGCGCATCGTTTCGCGGTCGACTATGAAATAAGAACCGCCCACAACGATGTCTTCGATGACCTGCGTCACCCCCTCGTTCAGCCAGAGCGGCAACGGCAAGTGACGCAGAAGTGCGTGCGTCATTTCATGAGCAATAGTGCGCTCAGGATCGCCTGCAGGTGCCATGCACATAGCCATGTGGCCATATCCATGATCGAGAAACATGCCGCCGGATAACCCGAATTCCCCTTCGTCCGGATAAAAATCAGCAACGTAATCGTAGTAGGTACCCGCGTTCGCAAAGGCGAACAGTACATATTTGCCGTAGCCTTCTTCACGTGCAACGTCTGCCAGACTATCGAGAATGATTCGCCGAGCGGACTCACAACAGTCAAGCAGGCGTTCCGCCGACGGCGAGTCGCCGCTAGAGAGCACCATGAATTCGGGCGTTTCACTGCGCGTGTAACCGGACGGCAACACTTCAATCAACGCATCCAACCAATCGCGCGCCAACTGCGTGAACACCTCATTGAGGTCCGCATCGCCACTCACGTTCGCATCGACC
Coding sequences within it:
- a CDS encoding YceK/YidQ family lipoprotein, with the protein product MRILLAVILTLSVAGCGTMANLEGQQYAFLSPPGFKPVRVYGGVRNDFDWVYAGFNDSETDGDAQDNSDRLSTQILEDPISVAGGMTALGYFAVVDPVLSFVADTITLPYVIGVLQESADESSVDVAQHPQIESDP
- a CDS encoding alpha/beta hydrolase, encoding MPNFPRNKSASNGYFKIAAASLATFVVLLNGSCFADDEMPPPTLTNVSYGPHKRNVFDFWQAKSDAPTPLAIYFHGGGFGVFDKSKIVKKWPVTVRALLDAKISVAAANYRLIQHKPLPAAFHDSRRAVQFLRTKAADWSIDASRVSAWGGSAGAQIAMYLAFHEEMADPHSDDPVERQSTRLTCVATRDGQTSRDYQWWVDHIPEYDKPHRDFHAMFGVETREEFLKRMVDVSALSLITKDDPPIYMHYAMTPNAPVPVPTPGNPRAAISFQGHHVVFGLELKKNMDELGVEANLDYPGSKSPYRSVEQFFIAKLKGN